The genomic window AATAATTTGTTAccaataattcttattattaataaaattatattcaacttATACGATTTACATCTGATAAGATATAATtagacttaaaaaatatttcctgaAATTCCGGAAGAGTGGGCTATAGCCCCTCAGACTCCCCATAAATACGCACTTGAACCTCgtcaattatataaactatttaaaaaattaatgaaaaaatataatatgtaagtaaagTAACTGTAGGTCTATAGCaagataaaactataaaaatatatattcgttATTGTAgcattttacgtttttttaaacaaaaactaaaatatcctCGCAAATTAtgcatattcaattttaatcaatttctgGCAATTAAGTATCGTATCGTCGTTTTTTACTCCCCACGGTTCACATAGATGTAATGCTTTTTATCTAGCTAAGAATCTAAAACATTTGATGTTTGTTAATATCACTTTGTAATGCTTAATATaccaaatttatacatatatattgtgcaCATAAATAAaggtcaaacatttttaatcatagaTATGATTATTTGTGCGTgatgaatgataatataatatcaatacacGTCATTTCTGTATATGATAAAAGTACCTATGCAATGCTTAATCGAATATCGTATAGGTGTACGTACGTGATGAATGATGATAGTTAACCAGACTTTTCATTAGTGgctaaattcataatatttgttggtTCTGATTTCACCGActaaccaaaaatattgtaatatatatttactttatagaagtaccaaataagtaatattatttataaaactcaaggcaaaattaaataattgagaaTGTAATAATCAGCAATACTTAGTTCTTATTTTTTGCATACGTTGTAGTTGCATGTGAATGTATAATGTggtatgttatattgtttacataaaatttaaaatagtatttagtatttatttatcataatgaagctaaataatattgttagataAGtcgttttaagaaatatttacttattgttgCTTATGCTCAAGCTCGGATTGAGGAAGGTCAAGAGGGAGCCATGGCCCCGGGCCCTCAACGGAAATTAAACAATAGTAAGCTCCTGTCGAAcagtactttttttattaaatcagatATATTTGggtatagtataattactattatactataattagtatattacttatGTAAATCAAAAGAAACATGTAcactggtatataatatacctggtttatataagataaaatacaaagatttgtaatgatataaacttatatatttattattattataatacattaacgtTTCATATAAGCTATACCATACCTATTGCAAAGTGTTCGGCTGAAAGAGCATTTTCCAAATTAGCTCgtataaaaaacaagtatagaacaaacagttttaaaaaatttaaatagttttatggtTTTGTGTACAGAGAGTGATATTTTGGAGGTAATTAATACCCAGGATATAATTAAAGAGTTTGCTTCccaaaaatcaagaaaaaattatttatacaaataatatttttatttctgtatttataaaaagtaagaaataaatttacaaatataattttttttttggtctgaaatatttttatttttgggtcaccaaaattttgattatatggTTATGGGCCCCTAAAATTGTTTGGCCCCGGGCCCAAAATTATCTTAATCCGGGCTTGCTTATGTTAAAACGACTAGAACGTACGTTTTCAATAAGGTacccatatattattttaaatgtacctaccgTTTACataagtaaacaatttattattataggtacctaggttATAATGcactaattaactatttaagtaaataattattattgtgtataaaagctaggtattattgtcaattatattaattgtcgtATTATatcttgtatatattttaaacaaaacgtaatataacgtaatatttacataagttaatgacataataaggtatgcataatattataaaatagctaaACAGATTGCATAAGTTAAAAGATAACCTGTAGAGAGCTGCAGggctattaactattaaataaatgaatatgacaattttacgatgattaaataatatagatatataattatgtataataatttatgtttagaagtaatcgtatattttagtttgaattaaaaatctacGTTTGAGTCGAAGATTGAGCTGCAATCAATTCGTTTAAAGCTTGTTGATACCGAGGTAAAGTcagcaaatattttacaaactccAAGTTTGGACGTGGTCTGTCGGTCGGTGGTGGTGGTCGacgatttattgaatttatttgatacattGGGGATGACGAACTTAATAAATAGTCTAACGGTGTCTGATTCGGGGCGAGAATCGGCCGCGAGACTTTGGACGGCTGCGCCGAGTTCGGTGAACCGGGAGAAAGGAGTTGAAGATTATTCGTGGAAGAATGATGAGTAGTCTGACCGGGGGCGAGGATTTGATTTTGACCTGAGGCTGCAGCCGATTCTTGCAGCGATGCGGGAGACATCCGCAAATCGGTCAGCAGTTTTATCAGCTCTTGGTTAGAGTTGGGCGACAGACCGATTGGTTCTATTTTTAGCGAAGCTGGGTCGGTGGAACGGTCCGACGGCGGTGTCACGTGGGCGGGCGAAGATTGCGCGTCTGCGATCGTCGGTGGAACGGGAACCGGAAGCGGTACTCGTGACTGCAGGGGCGCTTGCGACAATGGAGGTTCGGGAATTTGATTGTGACCGCGGTCAGACATCTGCAGGTCGAACGGTAGCTGGTGAAGCTGACCCGGGATCAGTGGACCAGGATCAGTGGTCGACGGTCGAGACGATTGATCGGCGCTCATAGAACTGGACGCTGCGGGGAAATGCATAATCGAAATCCGATTGGAAGCCGTAGGTGGCGGAATCGGCGGTGTGGCCGTCCCCGTCGCCGCGGGTGTTGGCGAATCCTTGCCCGGCGACGATGACGATGAGTGGAATTTTTTTAACGCGTCCAACAATTCTTCGCTCAGGGCCGCGTGCGTACTCGAGGAGGGCAAAGTCGAAACCGACGACTTGGGCCTGGACGTAGCCGTGACAGCGTCCCATGTGGTGGGCGTACAGCGgacctaaaaattaaaaagtaagttGTAGCTCACACGATGTGTCGATATAGTTTCGATGACGACTCGTCGTCGTTTTTCTTTAACGATCACACGCGGTAACGCGTAAAACGTTGcgatgaaaaaaacaatattattatattatatttatattatgtgcgttgtccaaattataatacccgagtgaacaaaaaaaaaatcgcgtGTTATGCGGTGAAAAGCAAACGTACCGTGTTCGAAGCAATTATTGTCAGTACCAGAGCGACTGAAATCCtcgtcattttttttcctcGCGATGCAACTAGGACGAGTGTGTTTACCTGTATACCTCTATATTTGGGCGCGTCCTGGGTTTTATATAGCTACCTAAGGTACCTACACGGGCATCGCACGTAAACGTAAACCGTGCAATTATAACACATATCGTTTAGCGCACTATCGGATTTCGTATTTACAGAAGATGCGCGTGTCAagataaattgataatgtaGTTATGACATTGTACAGATCACGCAGTCGATCCGATAGCAGTAAAATATCACTCATGTTTTGTCATATGACTCttatcgtattttaatttgtataatattatattacctatattgtgtTTTGACTTACCTACGTCATCAAGTAGGCacctaatattttactgtCATTACACGTTAGGTAGTGTTCGGTATAGCACCTTTTTCATACCTAACAAACCTACTATTTAATAGTCTTATATGGACAAAACAAGTTTTGTCCACCAAAAGTTTACCGTTCCCTTATCCATAAAATGAAATACCTATGATAAAGAGTCTGTCAAAACAATTTCTATTTCATTAAAAGATGTAATACACGAAgcttaaatataggtaatattacatagctgataataacatttttatatagtcatatataaaaagaaaataagaataattaagcAATAAAGGTAATAGGAATAGTAATAAGAAGTCTTGGTTTAGTCGAATATATGTAGaaaataccaatttatttaaatcaaataaaaagtgaaatgtttctttaatacatacaattaatataaaataatggtacctataattttcctggggcaaaaaatatatactaaggACGGTGGGTGCCATCACTATAGATGAAAAATTGGTGGTGCAGGAAGTggcttacataaattaatacaattaatgcaTCATactataattcaattaaatataatttagatctgtgcattttttttttgagtatcATGTTACACATTTACAATTAAAGGACTCACGGACCACTATACGATTACACCTAGTcatctgttaaaaaaaatctcagaAGCTATTGCCTCTGAAATTATCGTTTACTATGTCACTGCTATTGGAGATAGAAAACTCTATTTAACTATACCTTCGtacgatatacctactatcattatattttatactataattgtaggtacctttaaaataaaatatgcgagTATAGGAGTATATAATTGACCAAAACATAATTGGGAGTCATCACTAtttcctaattattatataaatgtgtttattatttttaacagtgtACCGACACGTACCTTTACTGTACagccatattataattaatactaataattttttattattttttatcgttatcaattattataattttacacttttgtgaattttaaatttttaaattcaaaacatattcatctacgaaatttaaaataaatatctttattcTTTATCGTAATGAGTAAGTATTTATGATAGTAGGTACACagccaaatatatattttttttaaaatattataaaaacatatatttaatttttagatccTTCGCCTTATTGACTCATTTATTCTTAAGCCAAAATTGAACGAGTTGTCGAGTTGTGAACGCGTTTTGTCCATATCGTAAGTGTGTAAGACGGAGGTCGGTGACAATACAGGTGGGTAACCTTTATATCTATTGGATTACTTGACACAAATCAAATCacaatatttaggtacctacataatatttttttaattgctacTCAAgactttttgtatttaatcacGAGTGGAGAAAGCATTGAAGAGGATTAGATGATCTATTTAACGTAAGACACTATACACTtaatttacgaaaaaaattgtttttgaaaataaattatatttttctttatatccAGCAATCTTTACTGACGGAAGTCCATGGACTaaacattatcaaaataagaaaaacaaaaattgtttttaattttaaatttaccaaataaaaagtttgtttatacTTACACGCACTTAATACCTACCTAGAATAGAGAGTAACTaggatagtaataattttaaatgaccaGTTTTCATTCTCAaggtaaatgttataatatttataaatacattcaaaaaacaaatattttaaatacaattattgttttacaatatacttattttaatgatacataaaataatacaatctaCATAAAGAGTAGGTTTGTTGCTAAGATGTTTGCGCATCATTATTGTTAGGAATGACCTTCTTTATATAGGCTGTTTAcacatacattttgttatgaaaataattaaagaaaaatgtgaTTAATCTAAGTTTGACTAGATttgttaattcattaaaaaaaaaaatacaaaattattaattttttttggcacACTACATATTATGCTTGTATCACCCATTCACTAAGACTAAAATTAACTACTGTTTAATTCTTATAACATGGGATGCGCAAATAACTTACCAAATGTTTTACTTAGTGAATTaatgatgtacctataaatgaCAAACTTTGTATCAATGAGTCATTCAATAcatatcacaaaaaaaatataaatatttatggacTTTAGACAACTCAACCTGCTCATACCCGCTGTATGTCtgttgtatatacatacaaaatacaaaatttgcaTTCAACAGGTTTAATTGCTTTAATATATGAATTGAGTTACAATCCaagttaaagataaaaatattatctgtgcTTAAGTATTGGCTTtttggatatttaaattttttaacaagatatgagtattgtaaaaaaatatcataataagttttaggtagtttaataagttaaaaatgttcatatctagcttaaaaattaaaatattaaaaatagcctattcttagttaaaaataatgttcttaGTTTCTTACCTATAACTTTGATAATAGgccaaattaaataactctaatattaaagctattaACACTTGATTGGTTATACTGAATGTAAATTTGCATGTTGCGTGTTTGTAAGATGAAAACAACATATACGGGCAAGTGTCATCTTCAAgctaagtaataaaataatttattttagttgtatataacatatacattatactcatataaatcttataatgTTACTTAGAATTCTAAATAACCCCTGTAAACATTCTtacttgttatataattacaaatagtttaaacaatttataaaatataaagattataattattttcatttaaaatacttttcataaatttatgtgaaaaactgtataatacataatataattcataacaatacAACTTTTGAATTGAACAAattgacattttcaatttgGTACCcacattatcaatatttatgaaaaatagtattgtttatagttcacacgttttaaataactttcaatatagacaacaataa from Aphis gossypii isolate Hap1 chromosome 1, ASM2018417v2, whole genome shotgun sequence includes these protein-coding regions:
- the LOC114132439 gene encoding mucin-4-like, encoding MTRISVALVLTIIASNTVRCTPTTWDAVTATSRPKSSVSTLPSSSTHAALSEELLDALKKFHSSSSSPGKDSPTPAATGTATPPIPPPTASNRISIMHFPAASSSMSADQSSRPSTTDPGPLIPGQLHQLPFDLQMSDRGHNQIPEPPLSQAPLQSRVPLPVPVPPTIADAQSSPAHVTPPSDRSTDPASLKIEPIGLSPNSNQELIKLLTDLRMSPASLQESAAASGQNQILAPGQTTHHSSTNNLQLLSPGSPNSAQPSKVSRPILAPNQTPLDYLLSSSSPMYQINSINRRPPPPTDRPRPNLEFVKYLLTLPRYQQALNELIAAQSSTQT